The following coding sequences are from one Triplophysa dalaica isolate WHDGS20190420 chromosome 12, ASM1584641v1, whole genome shotgun sequence window:
- the sybu gene encoding syntabulin isoform X2, translated as MRSRIPRPVFHTLCPKVKESAVSTMLLSEESRTDFDISSQHSKRTISPNSLSSDDTGCPSSQCPSPAKTPSSSENSPLGSPSLGELKVKVKRVRMNVVADWSAPAQKHKRESKQHNSIMHKGSETDFSSSSSAGSYKTHEVLSNSTGKNVSSRSRGPHIRSLPVFKPAGSPSAQYNAELYAPYRTPPKPPSVTNSSGSSTRRRTTPVRYHSCGDNHGIKPPNPEQYLTPLQQKEVAIRHLKSKLRDSEHTVCDREAEIVELNAQLGRMREDWIEEECHRVEAQLALKEARKEIRQLRQVVETMKNSLMEKDKGIQKYFIDINIQNRKLEALLHSMELAQSGCNLQDEPTLDFLCECPDRYAAGELEMELQVEEQAVEEMADSELLINDEMANGAEVLELVLTSTAVDSSEDRDIKIIPQLGLSTLEQSISDKSTEEHISKEERCVQTDEIIYTHDLQALLLQLLKLQGNGLSGPLIPSSSQQSQKLQISQDPVSVNEEMPEAQDEIKDIGFTCTNTAPNTIFTPENPSVSALCFCEPQMNPQFMEDLDFDQKTKNATIMAVVAKNHWSNSFLVDLVAVAAPVLPTVAWLYSQHGLVGGAPVYNIAALIRGCCIMGLHSLRHVSHGSDT; from the exons ATGCGCAGCCGCATCCCCCGTCCCGTCTTCCACACCTTGTGTCCAAAAGTAAAGGAATCGGCTGTCTCCACCATGCTATTGTCAGAAGAGAGCCGCACGGATTTCGACATTAGCTCACAGCACTCTAAAAGAACCATCAGTCCCAACAGCCTGTCCTCAG ATGATACTGGATGCCCAAGCAGCCAGTGTCCATCTCCAGCCAAGACCCCCTCGAGTTCTGAAAACAGCCCACTGGGTTCACCCTCTCTGGGAGAGCTCAAGGTCAAAGTGAAGAGAGTCAGGATGAATGTAGTGGCCGACTGGAGTGCACCTGCACAGAAACATAAGAGGGAATCCAAACAACATAACTCCATAATGCATAAAG GCAGCGAGACCGATTTCAGCTCATCCAGTAGTGCTGGAAGCTATAAGACACATGAGGTTCTCTCCAACTCCACAGGGAAAAACGTGTCTTCTCGTAG TCGCGGGCCCCACATCAGGAGCCTGCCTGTGTTTAAGCCAGCAGGAAGCCCCTCCGCCCAATATAATGCAGAGCTCTATGCCCCTTACCGGACGCCACCAAAACCCCCCTCCGTCACCAACAGCAGTGGCAGCTCCACCAGGAG AAGAACCACTCCTGTGCGTTATCATTCCTGCGGAGACAATCACGGCATCAAGCCGCCCAACCCGGAGCAGTACCTTACCCCTCTGCAGCAAAAAGAGGTAGCCATTCGCCACCTCAAATCCAAGCTCCGAGACTCTGAGCACACAGTTTGTGACCG AGAGGCTGAGATTGTTGAGCTGAACGCCCAGCTGGGACGCATGCGAGAAGACTGGATCGAGGAAGAATGTCACCGTGTGGAGGCCCAGCTGGCTCTTAAGGAGGCGCGCAAGGAGATCAGGCAGCTTCGCCAAGTGGTGGAAACCATGAAGAACAGTTTGATGGAGAAAGACAAGGGCATCCAGAAGTATTTCATTGATATAAACATCCAAAACAGGAAACTGGAGGCTTTGCTTCACAGCATGGAGTTGGCTCAAAGCGGCTGTAACTTGCAAGATGAGCCAACTCTAGACTTCCTCTGTGAGTGTCCGGATAGATACGCCGCAGGCGAACTAGAAATGGAGCTGCAGGTTGAGGAACAAGCAGTGGAGGAGATGGCTGATAGTGAGCTCCTGATAAATGACGAAATGGCCAACGGGGCAGAGGTTCTCGAGCTGGTTCTCACGTCCACCGCTGTCGATTCTAGTGAGGATAGGGACATCAAGATCATACCCCAACTAGGACTGTCAACCCTAGAGCAGAGCATCTCAGACAAAAGCACAGAGGAGCACATCTCCAAAGAGGAAAGATGTGTCCAGACCGATGAGATTATCTACACCCATGATCTCCAAGCCCTCCTTCTCCAGCTGCTGAAGCTTCAGGGGAATGGGCTTTCTGGACCGCTCATTCCTTCCTCATCCCAACAATCCCAGAAATTGCAGATTTCACAAGATCCTGTATCCGTAAACGAGGAGATGCCCGAAGCACAAGATGAAATTAAAGATATTGGCTTCACATGCACCAACACTGCTCCGAACACAATCTTTACCCCTGAAAACCCAAGTGTTTCCGCTCTGTGTTTTTGCGAGCCTCAAATGAATCCCCAGTTCATGGAAGATCTTGATTTTGACCAGAAGACCAAAAACGCCACTATTATGGCCGTAGTGGCAAAAAACCACTGGAGCAACAGCTTTCTGGTCGATCTGGTTGCCGTAGCAGCGCCTGTACTTCCAACGGTGGCGTGGCTGTACTCGCAACATGGTTTGGTTGGAGGGGCTCCCGTATACAACATCGCAGCTTTGATTCGGGGCTGTTGCATTATGGGTTTGCACTCGCTTCGACATGTTTCACACGGGTCAGACACTTAG
- the sybu gene encoding syntabulin isoform X3, giving the protein MNVVADWSAPAQKHKRESKQHNSIMHKGSETDFSSSSSAGSYKTHEVLSNSTGKNVSSRSRGPHIRSLPVFKPAGSPSAQYNAELYAPYRTPPKPPSVTNSSGSSTRRRTTPVRYHSCGDNHGIKPPNPEQYLTPLQQKEVAIRHLKSKLRDSEHTVCDREAEIVELNAQLGRMREDWIEEECHRVEAQLALKEARKEIRQLRQVVETMKNSLMEKDKGIQKYFIDINIQNRKLEALLHSMELAQSGCNLQDEPTLDFLCECPDRYAAGELEMELQVEEQAVEEMADSELLINDEMANGAEVLELVLTSTAVDSSEDRDIKIIPQLGLSTLEQSISDKSTEEHISKEERCVQTDEIIYTHDLQALLLQLLKLQGNGLSGPLIPSSSQQSQKLQISQDPVSVNEEMPEAQDEIKDIGFTCTNTAPNTIFTPENPSVSALCFCEPQMNPQFMEDLDFDQKTKNATIMAVVAKNHWSNSFLVDLVAVAAPVLPTVAWLYSQHGLVGGAPVYNIAALIRGCCIMGLHSLRHVSHGSDT; this is encoded by the exons ATGAATGTAGTGGCCGACTGGAGTGCACCTGCACAGAAACATAAGAGGGAATCCAAACAACATAACTCCATAATGCATAAAG GCAGCGAGACCGATTTCAGCTCATCCAGTAGTGCTGGAAGCTATAAGACACATGAGGTTCTCTCCAACTCCACAGGGAAAAACGTGTCTTCTCGTAG TCGCGGGCCCCACATCAGGAGCCTGCCTGTGTTTAAGCCAGCAGGAAGCCCCTCCGCCCAATATAATGCAGAGCTCTATGCCCCTTACCGGACGCCACCAAAACCCCCCTCCGTCACCAACAGCAGTGGCAGCTCCACCAGGAG AAGAACCACTCCTGTGCGTTATCATTCCTGCGGAGACAATCACGGCATCAAGCCGCCCAACCCGGAGCAGTACCTTACCCCTCTGCAGCAAAAAGAGGTAGCCATTCGCCACCTCAAATCCAAGCTCCGAGACTCTGAGCACACAGTTTGTGACCG AGAGGCTGAGATTGTTGAGCTGAACGCCCAGCTGGGACGCATGCGAGAAGACTGGATCGAGGAAGAATGTCACCGTGTGGAGGCCCAGCTGGCTCTTAAGGAGGCGCGCAAGGAGATCAGGCAGCTTCGCCAAGTGGTGGAAACCATGAAGAACAGTTTGATGGAGAAAGACAAGGGCATCCAGAAGTATTTCATTGATATAAACATCCAAAACAGGAAACTGGAGGCTTTGCTTCACAGCATGGAGTTGGCTCAAAGCGGCTGTAACTTGCAAGATGAGCCAACTCTAGACTTCCTCTGTGAGTGTCCGGATAGATACGCCGCAGGCGAACTAGAAATGGAGCTGCAGGTTGAGGAACAAGCAGTGGAGGAGATGGCTGATAGTGAGCTCCTGATAAATGACGAAATGGCCAACGGGGCAGAGGTTCTCGAGCTGGTTCTCACGTCCACCGCTGTCGATTCTAGTGAGGATAGGGACATCAAGATCATACCCCAACTAGGACTGTCAACCCTAGAGCAGAGCATCTCAGACAAAAGCACAGAGGAGCACATCTCCAAAGAGGAAAGATGTGTCCAGACCGATGAGATTATCTACACCCATGATCTCCAAGCCCTCCTTCTCCAGCTGCTGAAGCTTCAGGGGAATGGGCTTTCTGGACCGCTCATTCCTTCCTCATCCCAACAATCCCAGAAATTGCAGATTTCACAAGATCCTGTATCCGTAAACGAGGAGATGCCCGAAGCACAAGATGAAATTAAAGATATTGGCTTCACATGCACCAACACTGCTCCGAACACAATCTTTACCCCTGAAAACCCAAGTGTTTCCGCTCTGTGTTTTTGCGAGCCTCAAATGAATCCCCAGTTCATGGAAGATCTTGATTTTGACCAGAAGACCAAAAACGCCACTATTATGGCCGTAGTGGCAAAAAACCACTGGAGCAACAGCTTTCTGGTCGATCTGGTTGCCGTAGCAGCGCCTGTACTTCCAACGGTGGCGTGGCTGTACTCGCAACATGGTTTGGTTGGAGGGGCTCCCGTATACAACATCGCAGCTTTGATTCGGGGCTGTTGCATTATGGGTTTGCACTCGCTTCGACATGTTTCACACGGGTCAGACACTTAG
- the sybu gene encoding syntabulin isoform X1, producing the protein MGPFQAFEVKSSEKGRMRSRIPRPVFHTLCPKVKESAVSTMLLSEESRTDFDISSQHSKRTISPNSLSSDDTGCPSSQCPSPAKTPSSSENSPLGSPSLGELKVKVKRVRMNVVADWSAPAQKHKRESKQHNSIMHKGSETDFSSSSSAGSYKTHEVLSNSTGKNVSSRSRGPHIRSLPVFKPAGSPSAQYNAELYAPYRTPPKPPSVTNSSGSSTRRRTTPVRYHSCGDNHGIKPPNPEQYLTPLQQKEVAIRHLKSKLRDSEHTVCDREAEIVELNAQLGRMREDWIEEECHRVEAQLALKEARKEIRQLRQVVETMKNSLMEKDKGIQKYFIDINIQNRKLEALLHSMELAQSGCNLQDEPTLDFLCECPDRYAAGELEMELQVEEQAVEEMADSELLINDEMANGAEVLELVLTSTAVDSSEDRDIKIIPQLGLSTLEQSISDKSTEEHISKEERCVQTDEIIYTHDLQALLLQLLKLQGNGLSGPLIPSSSQQSQKLQISQDPVSVNEEMPEAQDEIKDIGFTCTNTAPNTIFTPENPSVSALCFCEPQMNPQFMEDLDFDQKTKNATIMAVVAKNHWSNSFLVDLVAVAAPVLPTVAWLYSQHGLVGGAPVYNIAALIRGCCIMGLHSLRHVSHGSDT; encoded by the exons ATGGGACCCTTTCAAGCATTTGAG GTAAAGTCATCAGAGAAGGGAAGAATGCGCAGCCGCATCCCCCGTCCCGTCTTCCACACCTTGTGTCCAAAAGTAAAGGAATCGGCTGTCTCCACCATGCTATTGTCAGAAGAGAGCCGCACGGATTTCGACATTAGCTCACAGCACTCTAAAAGAACCATCAGTCCCAACAGCCTGTCCTCAG ATGATACTGGATGCCCAAGCAGCCAGTGTCCATCTCCAGCCAAGACCCCCTCGAGTTCTGAAAACAGCCCACTGGGTTCACCCTCTCTGGGAGAGCTCAAGGTCAAAGTGAAGAGAGTCAGGATGAATGTAGTGGCCGACTGGAGTGCACCTGCACAGAAACATAAGAGGGAATCCAAACAACATAACTCCATAATGCATAAAG GCAGCGAGACCGATTTCAGCTCATCCAGTAGTGCTGGAAGCTATAAGACACATGAGGTTCTCTCCAACTCCACAGGGAAAAACGTGTCTTCTCGTAG TCGCGGGCCCCACATCAGGAGCCTGCCTGTGTTTAAGCCAGCAGGAAGCCCCTCCGCCCAATATAATGCAGAGCTCTATGCCCCTTACCGGACGCCACCAAAACCCCCCTCCGTCACCAACAGCAGTGGCAGCTCCACCAGGAG AAGAACCACTCCTGTGCGTTATCATTCCTGCGGAGACAATCACGGCATCAAGCCGCCCAACCCGGAGCAGTACCTTACCCCTCTGCAGCAAAAAGAGGTAGCCATTCGCCACCTCAAATCCAAGCTCCGAGACTCTGAGCACACAGTTTGTGACCG AGAGGCTGAGATTGTTGAGCTGAACGCCCAGCTGGGACGCATGCGAGAAGACTGGATCGAGGAAGAATGTCACCGTGTGGAGGCCCAGCTGGCTCTTAAGGAGGCGCGCAAGGAGATCAGGCAGCTTCGCCAAGTGGTGGAAACCATGAAGAACAGTTTGATGGAGAAAGACAAGGGCATCCAGAAGTATTTCATTGATATAAACATCCAAAACAGGAAACTGGAGGCTTTGCTTCACAGCATGGAGTTGGCTCAAAGCGGCTGTAACTTGCAAGATGAGCCAACTCTAGACTTCCTCTGTGAGTGTCCGGATAGATACGCCGCAGGCGAACTAGAAATGGAGCTGCAGGTTGAGGAACAAGCAGTGGAGGAGATGGCTGATAGTGAGCTCCTGATAAATGACGAAATGGCCAACGGGGCAGAGGTTCTCGAGCTGGTTCTCACGTCCACCGCTGTCGATTCTAGTGAGGATAGGGACATCAAGATCATACCCCAACTAGGACTGTCAACCCTAGAGCAGAGCATCTCAGACAAAAGCACAGAGGAGCACATCTCCAAAGAGGAAAGATGTGTCCAGACCGATGAGATTATCTACACCCATGATCTCCAAGCCCTCCTTCTCCAGCTGCTGAAGCTTCAGGGGAATGGGCTTTCTGGACCGCTCATTCCTTCCTCATCCCAACAATCCCAGAAATTGCAGATTTCACAAGATCCTGTATCCGTAAACGAGGAGATGCCCGAAGCACAAGATGAAATTAAAGATATTGGCTTCACATGCACCAACACTGCTCCGAACACAATCTTTACCCCTGAAAACCCAAGTGTTTCCGCTCTGTGTTTTTGCGAGCCTCAAATGAATCCCCAGTTCATGGAAGATCTTGATTTTGACCAGAAGACCAAAAACGCCACTATTATGGCCGTAGTGGCAAAAAACCACTGGAGCAACAGCTTTCTGGTCGATCTGGTTGCCGTAGCAGCGCCTGTACTTCCAACGGTGGCGTGGCTGTACTCGCAACATGGTTTGGTTGGAGGGGCTCCCGTATACAACATCGCAGCTTTGATTCGGGGCTGTTGCATTATGGGTTTGCACTCGCTTCGACATGTTTCACACGGGTCAGACACTTAG
- the gdf6a gene encoding growth/differentiation factor 6-A, with protein MDALRAVALCTLFIFLWSLPCCQSAALISSRRSKGARSADDGQRSHKFLKEIFASSVGTSRRDDFKDPVVPHDYMISIYRTYSAAEKLGLNASFFRSSKSANTITSFVDRGKDDLMLSPLRRQTYLFDVSTLSDKEELVGAELRIFRKAPGDFLPSQSGVYNLHLLSCRSERPLASTSLDLQDSRKGEWEVLDVWAIFKNRHHSAQGTQLCLQLKVTHGKSDAEVDLKQLGFHRHGRTQQEKAILVVYTRSRKRENLFNEMKEKIKSRGEEEEDESALQFKSRRRRRTALSNRHGKRHGKKSKSRCSKKALHVNFKELGWDDWIIAPLDYEAYHCEGVCDFPLRSHLEPTNHAIIQTLMNSMDPNSTPPSCCVATKLSPISILYIDSGNNVVYKQYEDMVVEQCGCR; from the exons ATGGATGCGTTGCGAGCAGTCGCCTTGTGcacactttttattttcctttggaGTTTACCGTGTTGTCAGTCAGCTGCGCTTATATCGTCGAGAAGGAGCAAGGGTGCCAGGAGCGCAGATGATGGACAAAGGTCACACAAGTTTCTTAAAGAGATTTTCGCATCCTCCGTGGGTACAAGCCGTAGGGACGATTTTAAGGACCCAGTCGTGCCCCATGACTACATGATATCGATATACCGGACTTATTCCGCCGCTGAAAAACTTGGACTGAACGCAAGTTTTTTCCGCTCTTCAAAGTCTGCAAATACCATAACGAGTTTTGTAGACAGAGgaaaag ACGATCTCATGCTCTCTCCTTTGCGAAGACAAACGTATCTGTTTGATGTCTCAACTCTCTCAGACAAAGAAGAGCTGGTCGGGGCAGAATTAAGGATATTTCGAAAAGCGCCTGGGGATTTCCTACCGTCCCAGTCAGGCGTCTACAACCTTCATTTACTCTCATGTCGATCAGAGAGGCCGCTGGCTTCCACATCCCTTGATCTCCAGGATTCTCGAAAAGGAGAATGGGAGGTTCTGGACGTCTGGGCGATTTTCAAGAACAGGCATCATTCAGCCCAAGGGACTCAACTTTGTCTCCAGCTCAAGGTAACGCACGGCAAATCTGACGCGGAAGTCGACTTAAAGCAACTGGGCTTCCACCGGCACGGTCGGACGCAGCAAGAAAAGGCGATACTGGTGGTTTACACGCGATCTAGGAAGAGGGAGAACTTGTTCAATGAGATGAAAGAGAAGATCAAGTCTcggggagaggaggaggaggacgaGAGCGCGCTGCAGTTTAAATCGAGGCGCAGACGGAGAACGGCGCTCAGTAATCGCCACGGGAAAAGACATGGCAAAAAGTCCAAATCGAGATGTAGCAAAAAAGCGTTGCACGTCAATTTCAAAGAGCTGGGCTGGGACGACTGGATCATCGCTCCCCTAGATTACGAAGCGTACCACTGCGAAGGCGTGTGCGATTTCCCCTTGAGGTCGCACCTGGAGCCGACCAACCACGCCATCATCCAAACGCTCATGAACTCCATGGACCCCAACAGTACGCCACCGAGCTGTTGCGTTGCCACAAAACTCAGCCCCATCAGTATACTGTACATAGACTCGGGAAACAACGTCGTATATAAACAGTACGAGGACATGGTGGTAGAACAGTGTGGCTGTAGGTAG